In a genomic window of Amblyomma americanum isolate KBUSLIRL-KWMA chromosome 4, ASM5285725v1, whole genome shotgun sequence:
- the LOC144129798 gene encoding sulfotransferase 1C2-like, whose product MDAKKPYFNVVDGIQRCPNLVEQVFRKNLHFKAQEGDVVQCTYVGCGTKWLHYIITLILRRGEPLANVQEFGRCIRSIDHHSDLDQWVPQVLPMRLFITRMPLSRDMMNADAKYVCVARNPWDVCVSYFHRARDLSAYRFQDGTFQEFFDAFLQESFGLTGYIEAVSAAYALKDESNVFFVTYEDLIRNTGAVVVKLAAFLGEHYGRQLQQDKSLVRKIVEHSSAQSMRDMLAVKAVQKPRTEAVNVRSGYQAVRSAKVGEWSNFFTAEQLRCMEAKIQAASDAACFMHLWDDIRAETIAAAQQS is encoded by the coding sequence ATGGACGCCAAGAAGCCCTACTTCAATGTGGTCGACGGCATCCAGAGATGTCCCAACCTCGTCGAACAAGTGTTCAGGAAGAACCTCCATTTCAAAGCCCAAGAAGGTGACGTGGTGCAGTGCACCTACGTCGGGTGTGGCACGAAGTGGCTTCACTACATCATCACGCTGATCCTCAGGCGAGGCGAGCCCTTAGCCAATGTGCAGGAGTTTGGCCGCTGTATACGCTCGATCGACCACCACAGCGACCTCGACCAGTGGGTGCCACAGGTGCTGCCTATGCGCCTGTTCATTACGCGAATGCCCCTCAGCCGCGACATGATGAACGCTGATGCGAAATACGTCTGCGTCGCCCGAAACCCCTGGGACGTGTGCGTCTCGTACTTCCACAGGGCCAGAGACTTGAGTGCCTACCGCTTTCAGGACGGCACCTTTCAAGAGTTCTTCGACGCTTTCCTCCAGGAGAGCTTCGGACTGACAGGGTACATAGAGGCCGTGAGCGCTGCATACGCCCTGAAAGACGAATCCAACGTGTTCTTTGTGACTTACGAGGATCTGATCAGGAACACTGGAGCCGTCGTCGTCAAGCTCGCGGCGTTCTTGGGGGAACATTACGGCCGACAGTTGCAACAAGATAAGTCACTTGTCCGCAAGATTGTAGAGCACTCTAGTGCTCAGAGCATGAGGGATATGCTGGCTGTGAAAGCGGTGCAGAAGCCAAGGACGGAGGCCGTCAACGTCAGATCAGGATACCAGGCCGTCAGAAGCGCCAAGGTAGGCGAGTGGAGCAATTTTTTCACGGCGGAGCAGCTTCGGTGCATGGAGGCGAAGATACAAGCAGCTTCGGATGCAGCATGCTTCATGCACCTCTGGGACGACATCAGGGCCGAGACTATCGCCGCCGCTCAGCAGTCGTGA